The DNA segment CATGTTTGGACACCCATTTTTGTTTTGATGAATGGCTGAATATTTGTCGAAGTTAGACAGCAATACATGTAATATTCGACCTATATGTAATTTGCTTCTTTTAAAGAGGACTTGGCCGAGTATTTTCAACACTGATGCCAGTATCTTTACTCTACCATGTGTTTGGTAGCTGGTCGTATCAAACAATATTTTGTGTGGCTCATGCGATGGCATCCACATAATGGGGTCCTTGACGACAAGCGGCTATTATCGTATAAGTGAGCGAGTCTTGTCCCATGGTTTGCATTTAGACCACGGAAAACACCAGGAGAAATATCACGACGACCTGACCGACGATGAGGAGCTCTAAATTCCGATCGCCACTAGGTTATGGCTTGCTTTCACATGTCGTGAGATGGTGAAAGAGTCCGCCTTGCAAACCGTGGTCCGACGCAGAGTCGTACTCCACCCATTTGTTCTTTTCGACCATGGCTACTGGCTAAGCGGCAGACACCAGGGATGACGGACGAGTCGATTGCCTACTTATCTTCACTGCTCTCGTATTATCGTCTTTAAAagcaaccctttttttttttttggggactTTCCCTTCGGATTTCGACAGTGTGGTATCGATTTGGCTCAAAAGTTGAAAGTCCAAACAAAGCAACGGAGTTTTCGAGAACTCCTAACTAGACAACTCCGCAGTCctcaacagagagagagagagagagagagggtcgaTCCATGCCCACGGCTCCGATGCGAAGTGGGGCTCCACACCGTGCTCACCTGGGATCAGATAACCTGAAAGAGTTCAACTAGCTTGACGCACCGAGTCCACCAAGGACGACAGCCGTGCCAATGGTTCGTCGCTGCACTGGAAAGTTTTTTCCCACTGATCTCATGGTGTTGCGTTTTGAAAACAATCATACTGTGTAAAACGTGTCTCTTTCCTAAGACCCGAATGAACACGCCTCAAGCAAGCGAGAGAAGAACGGAGCTGGGAAACGAGGCGGATCCGTCGTTGGGTGCTCCCTTCAGGTTCAGGATGGAGGCGATCACGTTGTATATCTCCACATTCTCGAAAGATGGCACCTTGCGTCCCCTCTGGAACCGAGGGCCGTGACCTACGAAAATGCTCCTCATCGAGAAAAATGCATTGTCGTATCCATGCGCTCCTCCGCACTCGTTCCTCTTCGTTCTCTTCTGCTCCACCTTGTACCCTTCTTCCAACAGCCCGATGACGGGCGGAATCCTGTGGCTCTCCCAGTAATGCAGTCGCTCCGGTAAATCCTCTTTCAGATACATCTTCAGATAGTTCCCATGCTCGACCTTTCCCGACCCCAGCGCTTCATTCATCTTCGCTACCACGTCCGACGGGGAAACGCCGGCGGGCGGGCGAATCGCGAGCAGAGGACTCGTGGACTGGACCCAGTCCCGCGGGATCTTGATCCACGGAGATAGGTCATCCAGAAATATGAGCTTTTTATCGCAAGTGCCCACCATTCCGTGGTCACCTAATAGAATTATGGTCACGTCCTCAAAGATCCCTCTTTTCTCCAGCCCGGCGATCAATCTCCCGATCATGTCATCGATCCGAGCCACCGCGGCGGTGATCTCCGGATCGTCGGCACCGACCTTGTGGCCCTGCTCATCTGGGTCCTCGAAGTAGAGAGTCATGAACACAGGGATCTCGCTGCTCGGGAGATCGAAGTAGCTCAGAATGGCGTCGACGCGCTCCTCGAAGGGCACCGAACCGTCGTAGTGGCGGCAAAACCTGGGAGGGCAGTCCCAAGATCCCTTCTTGACCTCGGATCCGGGCCAGAAGACGGTGGCGGCATTGAACCCCTGGTCGACGGTGGTCTCCCAGAGCGGCTCTCCCAGCCACCACTCCGGCTCGTGGCTGCCCATATTGAAGGCGGCGCCGGACACCGGGTCGACGAAGTGGTTGTTGATGATACCGTGGTGGGCCGGATAGAGTCCGGTGACGATAGAATAGTGGTTGGGGAAGGTGAGGGACGGGAAAACAGGGATAAGCCCGGTCTCCGCTTCGGTGCCATTGGCGATCAGGCGATGGATGTTGGGCGCAGCGGTTTTGAACTGGTAGCCGAAGCGGAACCCGTCGGAGGAGATGAGGAGGAGCACGGGGCGGGAGAGCCTGGAGAGGGGCCTCGCCTGACTCCGATGATCAAAGATGGGATCTTTGGCGGCAGCAGAGGaggtaaagaagaggaaggcgaaggcggcggcggcggcgacagccGTGCAGGTGGTGATGACGAGGGCTGAAAACAGGAAGGCGGTGTGGGGCCGGCGGAGGCCCGAAGGGGAGGCGTCGTCGGGGGTGGAGTAGGCGGAGAGGAGAGCGGTGGTTGTGTTGGGTGGGTCGTCTTCCGGGCGAGCGAGGATGGGTTCTCTAAtggcagcaggaggaggaggaggaggagggccggAAATGTTGAAGGGAACAGAAGTCATCGGTTTCTTAATCAGAATTCTGCCTTCTCTCTatctctccctccctcctctgTCCTTCCCCCCCCCGTTACAACCAATCATCCTAGGTTTGCTATATGGCCTGTATACTGAATGGTGGGGACGCGGGGGGAGAGGAGGGTGCATCGGGTTGTTGCGATAGGAACGGTTGACCGGCAGGATGGAGTCGTTGCATTGTGCGAGGACGGATTAATGGAGACGGGGAAGAGTTGGTGTTCTGGATTATGACGGCGCTGACCGTAGGCGCGAGTGGATTTTGGCAACAGAATAGTGGCGCTCGTGGCAGAGGAGTTACGGTGCAGATACACGTACCTGTGGGACCCGCATCTGCTTTCGAGCACATGGACAGGTTTGACGCCGAGTAGTGTTTTCTGAGTTGTTTCTGGAAACCGAAGTGGAATCCACGTATCGATCGGAGAATGTTTGGTTCAACGTTGGCTGGTGGTCGATTCGTGGAGTGGACTCCGATGAACAATATTGATAATGCAAAAGAAAGTAAGTTCCGGTGCACGTCCTCGATAGGACGCCCCTCCCTCCTCGTCAACTTAAATGGCACATGTTGTGGATTAGAATTCCCAACCGGTGAACGAAAGGCTTCTCACGAAGAAAAACAagaattatcaaaagaaagaaaggCTTCTCACGTCAAGTAAAAGCCAAGGCCGAGGTGTGGTGGACGAAAGGGCATGCAATTATTAGTGCTTATGGCTGCAGCTGCCATGTCGCGTCCCACCAGTTAGTTGTTTCGGAACTCTTGCCAGGGTGGTAAATAATTGCCGGCCGCCTCCGTGAGAGACCGTAACTCCACTCAAATCCGTCCGTCTAAATATGTGATCGATGGGTACATCATTATGCAGCACGCGCGTGGATGCGAGTGGTTTGCTTTTAGCTGTCTGTCATGCATTGAATAGATTAGCCGCGACGGCTCAACCACTTATCGTTTTTAATAAGGTTGCACTAATTGTGTCACCTCTGTATCTGATCGGTGTCATTCAATAGCCACATGGAGCATTTCCGTTCACACGGCCGATGGACCAATCGACCTTTGCCGGCGAATCCGGCTCTCTCATCGTCAGCCTGCATAAGGTACCATAATATTCTTTTGGTAACGCATCGGCGTTCAGGATACACTAGGCCAACTCAATTTGGCGATGGCCAGGGCTCATCATCCAAGATATAAACCATGCCGATGCATACATCTTCAACGCTCGACCTCCGACTGAAGGGCCAATCTTACCGGGAAGGTGATGTACACTGTATCTCTATGATTTGTTGCAATTCTCTCACCACCATACGCCACCAATGAACACACCCGCAGCAGTGACACAATGACAAACACATTGGCCACGGGAGTGAACCAACATATAAGTACCATCGGAGGTACAAATCATAATGAATACTTTGTCGTCATTTTTCAGATGGGCATCATGACAAAAGAACATATTTCAATATTAGTACATGAAATCAAGATCTCCCCAGTTTTGACCAACAATTGTCCTCTCAAAATGCagggattgagaaagaaagaaagaaatttaaTTTTACAAAATCCAATTACATAATAGCATTAGTGTGCGTAGGAAACCAGATTTCAAATATCATATTTTGTTCTTCCGCTCCTCAAAATGAGACACAGCATATCAAGACGGCAACATCAATCGCTTCCTTGAGCCTTTGAAGTGACTAACCTGATAGATTGCACAAGGCGTTCCAATTAAAATATCTTGCTAATGTAGATTTAATGCCTCACATCACAGTCTAAACTTAAAAGGTTACTAAAGACGCATCGAGACCTCCTCCGCATAAAGAATCTCAAACTATTAGACAAGCAATTTAATTCTCTGACAACTAACAAGAATCAAAAGTCTAGCTAGATAAACTAATCAAAAAGGGAAACAATATCGATGAAAAATTCAACATGTTAGGAGGTTAGTTTTGGTCATCCTTGAAATTGGGTGATGGGACTACCAAAAACGACCTCATCAAGATGGAACCAACAAAACAAGGAACATCACTTCAAAACCGCAATAAGCTTTACCTGTACATCCAAGGGCATGCCATGAAACTGCCCAGCGCCTTCTGGTGGGGTCCAATTATAAACGCCATTTATTTCACCAGAAAAGGCTTCATGCATGGTGCACTTCCTCAGAGAAAATGGAAGATGAGACTCAACAACCCATGGAAGGGCCAACTGATCTCCAAGGATGCGGGAGGCCTTCATAAATTTCAAGCTGTAGACGTTGAGGACTTCTTCAAAGAAGATTTTTGCACTAcagccaaaaaaagaaaaaaaaaaatttgtcaaaTTGCTAAACCAGAAGCTCACAATCATGAAAAGGCAAATAGTGAACCAACGTGTAAATTCCATCTGCAGTGCCTCTAACTGCGATGAACCCTGAGTTTAAAGGCTGATATTTATTGCTTCGAAAAGTGAGAACCAGGTGAAAATCAggatatttatgaaaaatattcccAAGATCATCAACTACAGCGATATCAGAATCAGTGAAAATGTAGTGACTATAAATCCTCAGCCCCTTCGAGTGTTCTTGAAGCCTTCCTTCTAGATATGCCTACATTGATCCAACATCACAAATGGTCATACATTGGAAAAGACATTATTCACAAAAATCTGTAACATTTAATtagcataaaaaaaaagaaataaaaacaatAAGCTAAAACAGATGGAATTCATTAGTTGTAAAACCATGTAACATGTGCCTTTGATAATTTCAACTTCACAAGCACCATGCAAAAGTAGTTAAGAGTCATTGCTGGTACCTCATAAACGTTGAGGCAAAGGCTACACTACTTTCAGCTACATGGAAAAGACTATTCTCAGTGACCTGTAATTGGTAGGTTGACCAATATGGATGGAAGAACCGTCCAGTCCATCCAGCCCATTACTTTCTCTTTGCTTTCTTCCTcacattattattatataaatgaaATTATTCATTTATACAAACAGAGTTTCATATTATAGTTTAAATGAAATTGTTATATCTCCCAGTAATACCCACAGtaactttttaaatattatagtttATGATTATACAAACAGAGTTCCATATTATAGTTTAAATGAAATTGTTATATCTCCCAGTAATACCCACAGtaactttttaaatattatagtttTTTATTATACAAACAGAGTTGGACAATTTACTTGTTCTGAATCTTTCTACCTTGGTGGCTAAACATTTCAATTTGCATCAcaactaaaatatttattatcaacATATGATTCACATAAACTTCTGAATCTTATAAGTATGACAAAAATGGCAAATTTGAATAACTTGGTTATACCAAACTTCTAGGGTTTACCTACAACTTCTGGCTCCCTCATATTAAACAAAAGGTTCATTTATAATTAGTGAAATAACATGATGCATCATGACTAATATACACATCAAAAGAGTGAAAAATGTATAGGCAGTTTAATTACAATTGGATGCTAGATTCCTCTTCACCCAAAAAAAGGgataaaacaaaagaaaacaaggAATAAAACCTGGTGCAAAAGTCCTATGTATGTTTGTTCGTAAGCCAGCAACCTAACTGAACATGGATAATAGTATAATTTCATGCAGTAAATTAAGAAAACAATGTATAATCGCTTAAAATGTGTGAATAAAAACAACTGAAGCTCGTTATAAATTATTTGAACAGGATCTTACAATGTAGGAGCTGATTCTCTGAAGCAACAAATTTCCTTGTGAATAATCTCCCAGTATTGGTAATATTGTTGTGTTACTTCTGTTTATGGTAAAGTCAGAAGCAGGATCAGTCAATACAATTATGCTGCTTCTTGGTATTGACACCCGCAGAGTTCTAAAGATAAGAAAGCCAAGTTAAACAAACATTAAGTGCTCATACAATCTTCTAGCTCAGCAACTGAACAAAGGTAAAACTAGACTAAAACATCATCTGTGGTTCCAATATGAGGTATTAGGATCAAAATATGGAGCTTCAAGATTATAATATAGAGCTTCTCCAATTAATAAGGGCAGAAAAAGGACCTTAGTGAATGAATTTAAGAAATTAATAGATGAAAGTTAAACTGAATAACAACAGCAAACTACTGAAATAAAATCACAAAACATAATCAGGGATTTATTATAAATACCTTTGATCTGGAATAAGTCATGATTATATGATGAGATTCCATGAAAGGAGTAGAAAAAATCAGTTCAGATATTTTATTGCCTTTTATTACTTCTAAAGGAAAGTTGCAGCACCAGCCATCAAATATAGGCTTCATGGAATAATAAATACTTCAATTTATTGTATAACTTcaccaaataaatttttttaatgagcACAAAGATGCAGCAACCTTTAAGAGACTAAAAAAAAGAGTGAATTTGTTCCATCTAAAGACTAACTGTATCTTATTGTATAACTCGAAAGGTATGTGATGCTTATATATGAACCGTTTCCCTGAAATTTCATAACATCCGATTAAGGAAGAAACAATTACTAGCAGTAAGTTAACTGCATCTCACAATAGTTACTTTGAAAAAAGTTAAGAGATATCTGACCAAGTCAGAAACTATCGAACAAAAACGAAACTTTTAGAGTAAAATACCTCTGATATAGCGTAGACATGGTAACAGCCTTTATGGCAAAATTTGGGCATCTAGTTTAAtgtttaaacatgtaattaattACCTGTATGAAGTCGACGAGCACATTCAGAATGCCAATGGACCTTTCAGCTTTGCTATACGTACTGTTTGCAACAGTTACCATCACGTATCCTAGAAGAATCCGATCTAATGGAGTTGTTGTAGATTGTATAATCTGTTGCAAACGAAATGTCATCCCTAGTTTGAAGGTTCTGTTGTGAACTTGAAGCATGGATCTTATTGACAGCACTGAGGCCTGTGACAAGAGATACATAAGGAGGAAACTTAGATAGACTCATCTAATGGCGAGAGTTTTAATTGCAAAATCAGCAGAACACATAAGCAAGAGGTTTGGAAGACATGCCTTGGCATTGGAGGCGGTCGGGCAGTCCCTGCCCAGCGGCAGGCCCGAGAACGAGGTGATCTGATTTATTGGTGGCGACTTCTCTTCGAAACTTGTGGGATCGGATTACTACTATGCAATTTTGAGACTGGAAATCAGCAAATAACAAGTATCAGAGCACGACGGGttatagcgagagagagagagagagagagaggattgatGATGGGAAACAGACCTGAGAGGATCAGAGGAAGGAAGAGGACGAGAGGGAGAAGGGAGAAGAAAAGAGGGCTCCTCCACCCTCTGCAGATCCCCATCGGCTGATCGATTCACACGGCTGCGCGCGCGCTCGCTATAGTGAGAGGATCGACAGATCTGTGAGGACGCCGTACACGTCAGCGAGCTTGCTTAAGTGGGTGGATTCAGTTCTCACGAGTTGGGCATTCGTCTTTCCATATACAAAAATGGGCCGTAATGGGCTTCGAATCATGTCGAATTGGGTCGGGTGCCGACCGCAAAGACACGGGCTGTTCGAGACATGGCTATCAGCACTCCAAGATAGTCTGGTCGCAAGGCTGCCAAGAGATTGACGGTTGTGATATACTATGACGCGAGTAAACCCTACACGATAATTATACAGCACGTTTGCAAATTCCTATTGAGGTATGTACCTTTCAGATGTCTCAAGTATATGGACCATGATGTCGACTGGAGAAGGAGAGAGGAAATGCAGaatgaaaaaggaaaaaggagaGCTAAAAGAAAAATGTGACACACCAAAAGTCCATCGATCTAATTGGCCAGTCAAACCCGGCCACCATCGCATGTTATCCTCACTAAACAACTCGCtgtttaaatagaaaaaaaatgtaCCCCCCCCTCCTCATTGCCCCCCAGCTTTGAGCTTTTCATTCTACGGTGTGGCACCGAAGAAATATATACTCCCTCCTCCATGATAGCTTGCACCTTTGGATATGCTTTATGGGCACCTTTACGTTGCCTTATTTACCTCATTTGACCACCCCATGTTGCTGCTTCTTGTTTGTCTCTCGAGCCATCGAACtgaaaaatagagatggtcaagatTGATGGGCCGGTGAAGAATGTGATGGAGTCTTCGTTTTTCCTTGTGCCAACGCATCGACGACGGCTTTGGTCACGGCTTCCTCGAACCTGCCCTCGTCCCAATCACTATCCTGTTGCACCAGAGACATTTCATTGTTAATAGGATTTAGATAAGACCTTTGATCCCCGAGATAAGAACAGGAGGTGTCAGCCGAGAGTTTCCCCCAGCTTGCTCACAACTGGATCCATCATTGGCTTCAACTTCCTAAGCAGCAGCCAGAGGAGGAGTTGTAGGTCATCATGCTTATTGAGCTGACAAACGAACAAGTACGATTGAAATGACCACAAGATTGTCAAATGTAGGAAGCTTGGTAGGCCCTTAGATTGCGTTGCATCGCTGTTCAGCTTTCGCTACATGGCTAATTTCTTTGTTAGAACAATcttattaattattattgttattatactAGTTATATTTGTTGGTCGATAACACAACCAGCCAACTAAACCTTTTACTCATCCGATAAAGGCAGGACGCCTATCATTACGTGATCCACATGAAGATGAATGGTAGTATCTCCCGATACTACCATTTGCATTTAAACCTGCCACATAGTAAGTTTAGTGGAAGCATTAAGTCGCAATGCACAAGCAAAAATATAAAGAAATGTAGGAGCTATCTTTATTCGATGAAATCTTTACTAATGTGTTGACGGAGTGAAATCGAACACGCGAAAGCCGAAATCATCCCACTGCTAGGTCAAAACAATTGATAGGATAAATGCATGCATCGGTGTATCGTCCAGATTTATCCTATATCAGAAGTTCTTTCACGTGACATGAAATAAAAGGTTTCCCCAACCAAACAGAATAAATATAAGAACGTACAAGTACCGAGACCTTCACACTATCAAAATAAAGACGGATTAGTTAAGGCTCGTACCTTCACTTGTAGCTTAAGATTGGCCCTTGCGAATATATTTCTCGATGGCGATCTCGTGCTTGCATCCATGGATATCAATATTACGTCTCTCATCTCTTTCAGGAGTCGAAGCGCATGGAGAACCAGATCTATCATATCACATTCCTCCCTTACGATGAGGCTGAGGTTGATTTGTTGCGCCTCTGATTTGAACTCGGAGGATCGGCTTATCTGAACTTCGACTCTTTCGCTTCGATCACTAACTTCATCAGCGTCGTCGGCAGACTTCAGTTGACGTTCTAGCATTTGATTCCTCTCCTCAAGCTCAGAGAGTCGAGCTTTCAAGGAATTCAAGTAGGTCTTCGTGTTTGCCAGCACCGATACGTTGTCCTTCTGTGATATGGAATTTGGAAAAGAGAAGGAATTATCGAAATCGTTGTGAAGGAAGCAACTAGCTAACACAGTAGTACTTTCTAACTTCCACACACAGTTTTTACTACCATCTCTCTAACGCATGGCATGTGCGAGAATGATGAGCCGAAATCTCTAATCTACTGGTGTGATGATGATCATGAATGCTGATTCTGGACTCCCATTGCTGAGTCCATCTAATAATTTGAAACCGGAAGTAAAGAAACACGTTTTATTTTGAGGCCAAAAGCGTAGTCGGGAGAATAATCGAACGTCAAAATTGGTTGATTAAATGAAAGCAGTCTTGTGCCATTCTAGAATAGATGCGAAGTCCACATGTTAATCGTGCGTTCTCTATAAATCTGGTTCCAGCTTTGTACCTTAGATCCTGGCGGAAGTAGCACTCTGAGAGCATGAAAGTAGTCATTAATCTTCTTCCGACGCCTGCGCTCTGATATGATGTGGTGCAACTGGTTACTTGTTGGCCGATGTTCCTGCGCTCGAGCTTCCATCCTCATCCTGTTAATTTCTGTCAAGATGTTGATGCCCATCTTAATCATTCTTTGGCCAGGTAAGTTCTGATTTGCCTCCGGTTTTGGAGCAAGAGCTGGATCGTAAGCTTTAAAAGCTCCAATTTGATGGTCGATACGTCCCTGATAGATTTGGTGTTGTTGCCGATCTAGCTGGTGACTAAGTGGAGAAGAAGACGAGGATGGCAACCAGTTAACAGCAAGCATGGCTCTCCTCATTGCCTCATCATCACCTGTAGCGGCTGGGAATTGAACATTTCGGTTCGGGTTGTAGGCTTGCATGGGCATTTGGTGTGACGGAGCCAGTGGTTGCTCTGTGATCGCCTCAGGAACAAAAGGAGCACCTGGTTTAGTTAGAAGAAGATGTGAGCTCTGGGGACTTCCCGCTGATGAAGATCGAAGTGACGAGGAGGACGGTGAGGGCCAACCCAGTTCAGGTGGCAGTATGAGGTTTCCTGATTGGGAGTGCCGCATgaagtctcttcctcctcctcctcctaactGGTACCGTTGAACGAAGTCTTCACCGAACACTTGCTGGATAATCACATGCAGGTTTGTCTGCAAACGAAAcccagaagatgatgatgatgatgatgagaaagaGTATACAACGAAATGAATAATAATATTCGTAACGCATGTAATTGCCGTCAGATAGATTACATCCGGTGACATCGTCATTCCTAATTCAATTTCTCCGTTCCGGCATCCCACGAATACTGCAGTCTGTCACAAAGAAGCAGTATCGTTGCTCTTAAATAAAATCGGTTGAGATTCACTAGACTAATAGGAACAACGGGTTCTGACAACAGCAAACCTTTATTCCGGCTTCCTGAAACAGTGAAAACGCATCCAAAATAAGCATCGTGAATTTCTAAAGGTAGCACTTTGAAGAACATTCTAATTCATAAAATAATAGCTGAATTTAATCACCTGGTAGAATTCCCGTTGTACGTTCATCCATGCCAAGGTCATTAGATCTGCATCCCTTAACTCGATGTATGCAGGCGCACCTTTGTAGGCCAACCCGGGAATACAACTAGGAACGGAAAGACTATACGTCAACACAACTCGATAAGCAGAATGATATACCGATCTCCAGAACTTACTGATTGATCTTATCCTTTTTGAGGAAAACATACCCATTCTGAATACTGCAAAGGGATCCGTGGTAGGCTTTAAAGAGCCTCAGGGAGATGCTTCCCGACGAGGAGCTCGGGAGATCGCCGTCTTCCTCACGGTGCCATCCATCTGTGGAGATCAAAAGGCTGGTCGAGAAGGAAATCACCAGTTGTTTCCCGTGCAAGAACAAGTTGCAGCATGAATAGAAAATGACATACTTAATCGGCGGATGGGAGAGAGGAGTCCATGTGCAGATATACGTGCAACCCAGAGTGCGGCCGGCGATCTGGAGGAACCTCCCTCGAGCTTCTGCCCCAAGGAGGAAGAAGGAGTCCATGGCAGACATACGCATCGACTGGAGCTAAGCGATTAGGTGGCCATGATCCATATTCTATTCGGAAGGCTAATGGTTTATGTTTTCTATCTCGGAGAGCAAGGAGAAGCGGGTGGATGGAGCAGAAAGACCTGAGCAGACGACGAGGAAGTAGCTCATGGATGACCTATTTCTGGATCGAAGTTTACGAGAGTCGGTCTCCATGAATCGTACCTGGTGACGCTAATCCATGTGTTCTGTTTGTTGTAACAGGGAAGAGGAAGCAAGTCGAGACCGGAAGGAGAAAGGCGCTGAATAGTAGGACTTGCGCAGCCGGACCAGCCTTCAGAAAGAAAAGTAGTCCTTGGAAAGTCCAAGTATTTAGAAAGAGTCAAGATAGGAGGCAGTAGAGCACTGATGTGCTTGTATGGAGGGGAGCCGGGCGTGGAGCTACGGATCTGTATGTTACTTGGCGTGGAGATCCTTTGACTGCGTggcttgtattcatgaattgctTACCTTGTCCATGGAAGAAGAGAAGTTAGACATGGCCTCGGTGAAACGTAGAAAGTTTAGAATTTTCATATTGATGCTAAAGATGATGTCGATATCTGAAGGTTTAAAATTCCCTAAAAGCTCAATGCGTATGAATGAAACTTGATCGATTATCGGTGAAGGCTGAGAT comes from the Musa acuminata AAA Group cultivar baxijiao chromosome BXJ1-10, Cavendish_Baxijiao_AAA, whole genome shotgun sequence genome and includes:
- the LOC108951554 gene encoding putative transcription factor bHLH041 isoform X1, which encodes MRMSAMDSFFLLGAEARGRFLQIAGRTLGCTYICTWTPLSHPPINLLISTDGWHREEDGDLPSSSSGSISLRLFKAYHGSLCSIQNGCIPGLAYKGAPAYIELRDADLMTLAWMNVQREFYQEAGIKTAVFVGCRNGEIELGMTMSPDVIYLTAITCVTNIIIHFVVYSFSSSSSSSSGFRLQTNLHVIIQQVFGEDFVQRYQLGGGGGRDFMRHSQSGNLILPPELGWPSPSSSSLRSSSAGSPQSSHLLLTKPGAPFVPEAITEQPLAPSHQMPMQAYNPNRNVQFPAATGDDEAMRRAMLAVNWLPSSSSSPLSHQLDRQQHQIYQGRIDHQIGAFKAYDPALAPKPEANQNLPGQRMIKMGINILTEINRMRMEARAQEHRPTSNQLHHIISERRRRKKINDYFHALRVLLPPGSKKDNVSVLANTKTYLNSLKARLSELEERNQMLERQLKSADDADEVSDRSERVEVQISRSSEFKSEAQQINLSLIVREECDMIDLVLHALRLLKEMRDVILISMDASTRSPSRNIFARANLKLQVKDSDWDEGRFEEAVTKAVVDALAQGKTKTPSHSSPAHQS
- the LOC103968839 gene encoding uncharacterized protein LOC103968839, encoding MTSVPFNISGPPPPPPPAAIREPILARPEDDPPNTTTALLSAYSTPDDASPSGLRRPHTAFLFSALVITTCTAVAAAAAFAFLFFTSSAAAKDPIFDHRSQARPLSRLSRPVLLLISSDGFRFGYQFKTAAPNIHRLIANGTEAETGLIPVFPSLTFPNHYSIVTGLYPAHHGIINNHFVDPVSGAAFNMGSHEPEWWLGEPLWETTVDQGFNAATVFWPGSEVKKGSWDCPPRFCRHYDGSVPFEERVDAILSYFDLPSSEIPVFMTLYFEDPDEQGHKVGADDPEITAAVARIDDMIGRLIAGLEKRGIFEDVTIILLGDHGMVGTCDKKLIFLDDLSPWIKIPRDWVQSTSPLLAIRPPAGVSPSDVVAKMNEALGSGKVEHGNYLKMYLKEDLPERLHYWESHRIPPVIGLLEEGYKVEQKRTKRNECGGAHGYDNAFFSMRSIFVGHGPRFQRGRKVPSFENVEIYNVIASILNLKGAPNDGSASFPSSVLLSLA
- the LOC108951554 gene encoding putative transcription factor bHLH041 isoform X3 — translated: MRMSAMDSFFLLGAEARGRFLQIAGRTLGCTYICTWTPLSHPPINLLISTDGWHREEDGDLPSSSSGSISLRLFKAYHGSLCSIQNGCIPGLAYKGAPAYIELRDADLMTLAWMNVQREFYQEAGIKTAVFVGCRNGEIELGMTMSPDTNLHVIIQQVFGEDFVQRYQLGGGGGRDFMRHSQSGNLILPPELGWPSPSSSSLRSSSAGSPQSSHLLLTKPGAPFVPEAITEQPLAPSHQMPMQAYNPNRNVQFPAATGDDEAMRRAMLAVNWLPSSSSSPLSHQLDRQQHQIYQGRIDHQIGAFKAYDPALAPKPEANQNLPGQRMIKMGINILTEINRMRMEARAQEHRPTSNQLHHIISERRRRKKINDYFHALRVLLPPGSKKDNVSVLANTKTYLNSLKARLSELEERNQMLERQLKSADDADEVSDRSERVEVQISRSSEFKSEAQQINLSLIVREECDMIDLVLHALRLLKEMRDVILISMDASTRSPSRNIFARANLKLQVKDSDWDEGRFEEAVTKAVVDALAQGKTKTPSHSSPAHQS
- the LOC108951554 gene encoding putative transcription factor bHLH041 isoform X2, yielding MRMSAMDSFFLLGAEARGRFLQIAGRTLGCTYICTWTPLSHPPINLLISTDGWHREEDGDLPSSSSGSISLRLFKAYHGSLCSIQNGCIPGLAYKGAPAYIELRDADLMTLAWMNVQREFYQEAGIKTAVFVGCRNGEIELGMTMSPDVIYLTAITCVTNIIIHFVVYSFSSSSSSSSGFRLQTNLHVIIQQVFGEDFVQRYQLGGGGGRDFMRHSQSGNLILPPELGAPFVPEAITEQPLAPSHQMPMQAYNPNRNVQFPAATGDDEAMRRAMLAVNWLPSSSSSPLSHQLDRQQHQIYQGRIDHQIGAFKAYDPALAPKPEANQNLPGQRMIKMGINILTEINRMRMEARAQEHRPTSNQLHHIISERRRRKKINDYFHALRVLLPPGSKKDNVSVLANTKTYLNSLKARLSELEERNQMLERQLKSADDADEVSDRSERVEVQISRSSEFKSEAQQINLSLIVREECDMIDLVLHALRLLKEMRDVILISMDASTRSPSRNIFARANLKLQVKDSDWDEGRFEEAVTKAVVDALAQGKTKTPSHSSPAHQS